In a genomic window of Pangasianodon hypophthalmus isolate fPanHyp1 chromosome 1, fPanHyp1.pri, whole genome shotgun sequence:
- the LOC128317966 gene encoding acid-sensing ion channel 2-like, whose protein sequence is MVRLTMTQEPINNGSKPQKAYFQRKSSITKITLAFVFRTKVHGLRYVFAPDKSKPQRFFWLLAICICLVLLFVWSCNRLFYLLSFPAVTKIYMVWAKSMTFPAVTLCNQNLFRVSSLTKADLYHSGYWMDIMHANHSVNRQSVAMLKHSRHREKLMRLLDFSDYVPPPRFHLNTTEIIDRLSHQLEDMLLECKFRGESCTHKNFTTVCILFHECHFISYSNNLKILIVLLEKVQALTPPLHNASYVFEISYIRNNTPCVVQL, encoded by the coding sequence ATGGTGAGGCTCACAATGACTCAAGAACCCATAAATAACGGGTCGAAACCTCAGAAGGCGTATTTTCAAAGAAAATCCAGCATCACGAAGATCACTTTGGCATTCGTGTTCAGAACCAAGGTCCATGGGCTGAGGTACGTTTTTGCTCCGGACAAATCCAAACCTCAACGCTTCTTCTGGCTTCTGGCGATCTGCATCTGCTTGGTGCTTCTGTTTGTATGGTCCTGTAACCGCTTGTTCTACCTTCTCTCCTTCCCCGCCGTCACGAAGATCTACATGGTGTGGGCGAAGAGTATGACGTTTCCGGCCGTCACGCTGTGCAACCAGAACCTCTTTCGTGTGTCTAGCCTCACCAAGGCAGACCTTTACCACAGCGGCTACTGGATGGACATTATGCACGCGAACCATTCGGTGAACAGGCAGAGCGTGGCAATGCTGAAGCACAGCCGGCACAGAGAGAAACTCATGCGTCTGCTGGACTTCTCCGACTATGTCCCGCCTCCCCGCTTCCACCTCAACACCACTGAGATAATTGACAGACTGAGCCACCAGTTAGAGGACATGCTTTTGGAGTGCAAGTTCAGGGGAGAAAGCTGCACCCATAAAAACTTTACTACAGTATGTATATTATTTCATGagtgtcatttcatttcatacagTAATAATCTGAAAATACTAATAGTGTTGCTAGAAAAGGTCCAAGCACTAACTCCTCCTTTGCATAATGCTTCTTATGTATTTGAAATCAGCTACATAAGGAATAATACACCTTGTGTTGtacagttatag